A region from the Canis lupus baileyi chromosome 27, mCanLup2.hap1, whole genome shotgun sequence genome encodes:
- the CSTF2T gene encoding cleavage stimulation factor subunit 2 tau variant encodes MSSLAVRDPAMDRSLRSVFVGNIPYEATEEQLKDIFSEVGSVVSFRLVYDRETGKPKGYGFCEYQDQETALSAMRNLNGREFSGRALRVDNAASEKNKEELKSLGPAAPVVDSPYGDPIDPEDAPESITRAVASLPPEQMFELMKQMKLCVQNSHQEARSMLLQNPQLAYALLQAQVVMRIMDPDLALRILHRKVHVTPLLPGKAQPGPGPGPGPGPGLGPGPGPGPGPGPAAPAVLLAQQSPAAPQPPHLARRPVKDIPPLMQTPIQAGMPAPGPLPAAGPGPGPAALPAAGGMQPQVGMPGVGPLERGQVQMADPRAPLPRGPMAAGGLPPRGLLGDAPNDPRGGTLLSVTGEVEPRGYLGPPLHHASGHARDSHDLRGGPLADPRLLMGEPRGPMMDQRGLPMDGRGSRDSRGMETEVLETRVLERRGMETCAMEARGMDARGMEMRGPGPGPGSRGPMTGGIQGPGPINMGAGGPQGPRQVSGISGVGNPGAGMQGAGMQGGGMQGAGMQGGGMQGAGMQGGGMQGAGMQGGGMQGAGMQGAGMQGGGIQGAGMQGGGMQGAGMQAVGMQGAGKQGGGQPSSFSPGQSQVTPQDQEKAALIMQVLQLTADQIAMLPPEQRQSILILKEQIQKSTGAS; translated from the coding sequence ATGTCGAGCCTGGCGGTGCGGGACCCGGCCATGGACCGGTCGCTGCGCTCCGTGTTCGTGGGGAACATCCCGTACGAGGCGACGGAGGAGCAGCTGAAGGACATCTTCTCGGAGGTGGGCTCGGTGGTGAGCTTCCGGCTGGTGTACGACCGCGAGACGGGCAAGCCCAAGGGCTACGGCTTCTGCGAGTACCAGGACCAGGAGACGGCGCTGAGCGCGATGCGCAACCTCAACGGGCGCGAGTTCAGCGGCCGCGCGCTGCGCGTGGACAACGCCGCGAGCGAGAAGAACAAGGAGGAGCTCAAGAGCCTGGGCCCCGCCGCGCCCGTCGTCGACTCGCCCTACGGCGACCCCATCGACCCCGAGGACGCGCCCGAGTCCATCACGCGCGCCGTGGCCAGCCTGCCGCCCGAGCAGATGTTCGAGCTCATGAAGCAGATGAAGCTGTGCGTGCAGAACAGCCACCAGGAAGCGCGCAGCATGCTGCTGCAGAACCCGCAGCTGGCCTACGCGCTGCTGCAGGCGCAGGTGGTCATGCGCATCATGGACCCCGACCTGGCGCTCAGGATCCTGCACCGCAAGGTCCACGTGACGCCGCTGCTGCCCGGCAAGGCgcagcccggccccggccccggccccggccccggccccggtctcggccccggccccggccccggccccggccccggccccgccgccccggccgtCCTGCTGGCCCAGCagagccccgccgccccgcagccGCCGCACCTGGCGCGGAGGCCCGTGAAGGACATCCCCCCGCTGATGCAGACCCCGATCCAGGCCGGCATGCCGGCGCCGGGCCCCCTGCCCGCCGCGGGGCCGGGCCCCGGGcccgccgcgctccccgccgcgGGCGGCATGCAGCCGCAGGTGGGGATGCCCGGCGTGGGGCCCCTGGAGCGCGGCCAGGTGCAGATGGCCGACCCCAGGGCGCCCCTGCCGCGGGGGCCCATGGCCGCGGGGGGCCTCCCTCCTCGGGGGCTGCTGGGGGACGCCCCGAACGACCCCCGCGGGGGGACCCTGCTCTCGGTCACCGGGGAGGTGGAGCCCCGAGGCTACCTGGGCCCGCCCCTGCACCACGCGTCCGGCCACGCCAGAGACTCGCACGACCTGCGGGGCGGGCCCCTCGCCGACCCCAGACTGCTGATGGGAGAGCCCCGGGGGCCCATGATGGATCAGAGGGGGCTCCCCATGgatggcagagggagcagagattCTCGAGGGATGGAGACGGAAGTCCTAGAGACCAGAGTGCTGGAGAGAAGAGGGATGGAGACCTGTGCGATGGAAGCCAGAGGCATGGACGCGAGAGGGATGGAGATGcggggccccggccccggccccggttCCAGAGGCCCAATGACTGGGGGAATCCAGGGGCCCGGGCCCATTAACATGGGGGCGGGTGGTCCTCAGGGGCCCAGACAGGTGTCGGGCATTTCAGGGGTGGGAAATCCTGGAGCTGGCATGCAGGGGGCGGGCATGCAAGGAGGGGGCATGCAGGGGGCAGGCATGCAAGGAGGGGGCATGCAGGGAGCAGGCATGCAAGGAGGGGGCATGCAGGGGGCAGGCATGCAAGGAGGAGGCATGCAGGGGGCAGGCATGCAGGGGGCAGGCATGCAAGGAGGGGGCATACAGGGGGCAGGCATGCAAGGAGGAGGCATGCAGGGGGCAGGCATGCAAGCAGTGGGCATGCAGGGGGCAGGCAAGCAAGGTGGAGGCCAGCCTAGCAGTTTCAGTCCTGGGCAGAGCCAGGTAACTCCACAGGATCAGGAAAAGGCAGCTCTGATCATGCAGGTTCTTCAGCTGACTGCAGATCAGATTGCCATGCTGCCCCCCGAGCAGAGGCAGAGcatcctgatcttaaaggaacaGATTCAGAAGTCTACTGGGGCTTCTTGA